A window from Gallus gallus isolate bGalGal1 chromosome 7, bGalGal1.mat.broiler.GRCg7b, whole genome shotgun sequence encodes these proteins:
- the COL6A3 gene encoding collagen alpha-3(VI) chain isoform X2 has product MRKHRHLPLAAILGLLLSGFCSVGAQQQAAVRNVAVADIIFLVDSSWSIGKEHFQLVREFLYDVVKALDVGGNDFRFALVQFSGNPHTEFQLNTYPSNQDVLSHIANMPYMGGGSKTGKGLEYLIENHLTKAAGSRASEGVPQVIIVLTDGQSQDDVALPSSVLKSAHVNMIAVGVQDAVEGELKEIASRPFDTHLFNLENFTALHGIVGDLVASVRTSMTPEQAGAKGLVKDITAQESADLIFLIDGSDNIGSVNFQAIRDFLVNLIESLRVGAQQIHIGVVQYSDQPRTEFALNSYSTKADVLDAVKALSFRGGKEANTGAALEYVVENLFTQAGGSRIEEAVPQILVLISGGESSDDIREGLLAVKQASIFSFSIGVLNADSAELQQIATDGSFAFTALDIRNLAALRELLLPNIVGVAQRLILLEAPTIVTEVIEVNKKDIVFLIDGSTALGTGPFNSIRDFVAKIVQRLEVGPDLIQVAVAQYADTVRPEFYFNTHQNRKDVMANVKKMKLMGGTALNTGSALDFVRNNFFTSAAGCRMEEGVLPMLVLITGGKSMDAVEQAAAEMKRNRIVILAVGSRNADVAELQEIAHERDFVFQPNDFRLQFMQAILPEVLSPIRTLSGGMVIHETPSVQVTKRDIIFLLDGSLNVGNANFPFVRDFVVTLVNYLDVGTDKIRVGLVQFSDTPKTEFSLYSYQTKSDIIQRLGQLRPKGGSVLNTGSALNFVLSNHFTEAGGSRINEQVPQVLVLVTAGRSADPFLQVSNDLARAGVLTFAVGVRNADKAELEQIAFNPKMVYFMDDFSDLTTLPQELKKPITTYVSGGVEEVPLAPTESKKDILFLIDGSANLLGSFPAVRDFIHKVISDLNVGPDATRVAVAQFSDNIQIEFDFAELPSKQDMLLKVKRMRLKTGKQLNIGVALDEVMRRLFVKEAGSRIEEGIPQFLVLLAAGRSTDEVERPSGALKEAGVVTFAIKAKNADLSELERIAYAPQFILNVESLPRISELQANIVNLLKTIQFQPTVVERGEKKDVVFLIDGSDGVRRGFPLLKTFVERVVESLDIGRDKVRVAIVQYSNAIQPEFLLDAYEDKADLVSAIQALTIMGGSPLNTGAALDYLIKNVFTVSSGSRIAEGVPQFLILLTADRSQDDVRRPSVVLKTSGTVPFGIGIGNADLTELQTISFLPDFAISVPDFSQLDSVQQAVSNRVIRLTKKEIESLAPDLVFTSPSPVGVKRDVVFLVDGSRYAAQEFYLIRDLIERIVNNLDVGFDTTRISVVQFSEHPHVEFLLNAHSTKDEVQGAVRRLRPRGGQQVNVGEALEFVAKTIFTRPSGSRIEEGVPQFLVILSSRKSDDDLEFPSVQVKQVGVAPMVIAKNMDPEEMVQISLSPDYVFQVSSFQELPSLEQKLLAPIETLTADQIRQLLGDVTTIPDVSGEEKDVVFLIDSSDSVRSDGLAHIRDFISRIVQQLDVGPNKVRIGVVQFSNNVFPEFYLRTHKSKNAVLQAIRRLRLRGGYPVNAGKALDYVVKNYFIKSAGSRIEDGVPQHLVVILGDQSQDDVNRPANVISSTSIQPLGVGARNVDRNQLQVITNDPGRVLVVQDFTGLPTLERKVQNILEELTVPTTEGPVYPGPEGKKQADIVFLLDGSINLGRDNFQEVLQFVYSIVDAIYEDGDSIQVGLAQYNSDVTDEFFLKDYSSKPEILDAINKVIYKGGRVANTGAAIKHLQAKHFVKEAGSRIDQRVPQIAFIITGGKSSDDGQGASMEVAQKGVKVFAVGVRNIDLEEVSKLASESATSFRVSTAQELSELNEQVLVTLAAAMKEKLCPGTTDVTRDCDLDVILGFDVSDVGAGQNIFNSQRGLESRVEAVLNRITQMQKISCTGSRAPSVRVAIMAQSRGGPVEGLDFSEYQPELFERFQGMRTRGPYFLTAETLKSYQNKFRSAPSGSTKVVIHFTDGTDDYLDQMKTASADLRRQGVHALLFVGLDRVKNFEEVMQLEFGRGFTYNRPLRVNLLDLDFELAEQLDNIAERTCCGVPCKCSGQRGDRGLPGPIGPKGATGEIGYGGYPGDEGGPGERGPPGVNGTQGFQGCPGHRGTKGSRGFPGEKGELGEMGLDGIDGEEGDKGLPGSSGEKGFSGRRGSKGAKGERGERGDRGLRGDPGESGADNTQRGTRGQKGEIGQMGEPGPAGQRGQDGGVGRKGMAGRRGPIGVKGTKGALGQPGPAGEQGMRGPQGPPGQIGTPGIRGEQGIPGPRAGGGQPGAPGERGRIGPLGQKGEPGNPGPRGPNGQQGPRGEMGDDGRDGIGGPGPKGRKGERGFVGYPGPKGGPGDRGGAGGPGPKGNRGRRGNAGNPGTPGQKGEIGYPGPSGLKGDKGPSISQCALVQNIKDKCPCCYGPKECPVFPTELAFAIDTSSGVGRDVFNRMKQTVLRVVSNLTIAESNCPRGARVALVTYNNEVTTEIRFADARKKSSLLQQIQNFQATLTTKPRSLETAMSFVARNTFKRARSGFLMRKVAVFFSNGETRASPQLNDAVLKLYDAGVTPVFLTSRQDAVLERALEINNTAVGHAIILPTSGSQLNDTIRRLLTCHVCLDVCEPDPICGYGSQRPVFRDRRAAPTDVDTDIAFIMDSSASTTPLQFNEMKKYISHLVSNMEISSEPKISQHHARVAVLQQAPYDHETNSSFPPVKTEFSLTDYGSKEKIINYLHNQMTQLYGTMAMGSAVEHTVAHVFESAPNPRDLKVIVLMITGKMEKQELEYLREAVIDAKCKGYLFVILGIGKNVDVKNIYSLASEPNDVFFKLVSKPGELHEEPLLRFGRLLPSFIRSDFAFYLSPEIRKQCKWLQADQTPKSPGHTGQKAVYIAPNGTVTQTISTTTTLSTTFKPAASTSAHAKTTTASTMAQTRATERPTESTTVQVNATVQSQGSTAANTKATSRTTTSTTAAAASGRRRQGAKMNDIQITDVTENSARLRWASPEPHNAYVFDLAITLAHDHSLVLKQNVTGTERVIGGLRSGQKYLVFITGYLKSQPKVTYTGTFSTKTPAQPKVALANMMLNAEPLEGPENDLADPCLLDFDMGMQCKDYQVVWFFDYKHKICSQGWYGGCGGNANRFETEAECNSKCLKPSAEKAMQQPPLEKRLSPVMDICLLQKEEGTCRNFVLKWHYDLKTKSCARFWYGGCGGNENRFNTQKECEKACSPGNISPGVVTTIGT; this is encoded by the exons atGAGGAAGCATCGGCATTTGCCCCTTGCGGCAATACTTGGCCTCCTGCTCTCAGGCTTTTGCTCAGTTGGtgcccagcagcaagcag ctgtcAGAAACGTTGCCGTGGCTGATATAATATTTCTAGTGGATTCCTCTTGGAGCATTGGGAAGGAGCACTTCCAACTCGTTCGAGAGTTTCTGTATGATGTTGTAAAGGCTTTAGATGTGGGAGGAAATGATTTCCGTTTTGCACTGGTCCAGTTCAGCGGAAACCCACACACAGAGTTCCAGTTAAATACGTACCCCTCTAACCAAGATGTGCTCTCCCATATCGCGAATATGCCTTACATGGGGGGAGGCAGCAAGACTGGAAAAGGATTAGAGTACCTAATCGAGAACCATCTCACTAaagctgctggaagcagagcGAGTGAAGGCGTCCCCCAGGTTATTATAGTGTTAACGGACGGACAATCCCAGGATGATGTGGCTCTGCCATCATCTGTCCTTAAATCGGCCCATGTAAACATGATTGCGGTCGGCGTGCAGGATGCGGTGGAAGGGGAGTTAAAGGAGATAGCGAGCCGACCCTTCGATACCCACCTTTTCAACCTAGAGAATTTTACCGCTCTCCATGGCATAGTTGGAGACTTAGTGGCAAGTGTCCGTACCTCCATGACTCCAGAACAGGCTGGAGCCAAAGGACTGGTTAAAGACATCACAG ctCAAGAGTCTGCTGACCTTATTTTCCTTATTGACGGATCAGACAACATCGGAAGTGTCAATTTTCAAGCCATACGCGATTTCCTTGTAAATTTGATTGAAAGCCTCAGAGTTGGAGCTCAGCAGATACACATTGGGGTGGTGCAGTATAGTGATCAACCCAGAACTGAGTTCGCTTTGAACAGCTACTCCACAAAAGCGGATGTTCTGGATGCCGTGAAGGCACTCAGTTTCCGCGGTGGCAAGGAAGCTAACACTGGTGCAGCACTGGAGTATGTGGTGGAGAACCTCTTCACccaggcaggaggcagcaggatAGAGGAAGCGGTGCCTCAGATCTTAGTGCTGATAAGTGGTGGAGAGTCTAGCGATGATATCCGAGAGGGCTTGTTAGCGGTGAAGCAAGCtagtatattttcatttagcATTGGGGTCCTGAATGctgacagtgcagagctgcagcagattGCTACTGATGGAAGCTTCGCATTTACTGCCCTGGATATCCGTAACCTTGCTGCTCTTCGAGAATTATTACTGCCCAACATTGTTGGAGTGGCCCAAAGACTCATTTTGTTAGAGGCCCCAACCATTGTGACTGAAG TTATTGAAGTGAACAAGAAGGATATAGTCTTCCTGATAGATGGCTCAACAGCTCTGGGGACTGGCCCCTTTAACTCAATTCGTGATTTCGTTGCCAAAATCGTCCAAAGGCTGGAGGTTGGACCTGACCTGATCCAAGTTGCGGTGGCTCAGTATGCAGACACTGTGAGGCCAGAGTTTTATTTTaacacccatcagaacagaaAGGATGTGATGGCtaatgtgaagaaaatgaagctcaTGGGTGGTACGGCCCTCAACACTGGCTCGGCACTGGACTTTGTGAGGAACAACTTCTTCACCAGTGCTGCCGGGTGTAGGATGGAGGAAGGGGTGCTCCCCATGCTGGTACTCATCACTGGTGGTAAGTCCATGGATGCCGTTGAGcaagctgcagcagagatgaaaaggAACAGGATAGTGATCCTTGCTGTTGGGTCGAGAAATGCTGACGTGGCAGAACTCCAAGAAATTGCTCATGAGAGAGATTTTGTGTTCCAACCAAATGATTTCCGCCTTCAGTTCATGCAAGCCATTCTTCCTGAGGTGCTGTCACCCATCCGGACACTCTCCGGAGGAATGGTCATCCACGAAACACCATCAG TTCAAGTAACCAAAAGGGATATCATCTTTCTTTTGGATGGATCACTCAACGTCGGAAATGCCAACTTCCCCTTTGTGCGGGACTTTGTTGTGACTTTAGTTAACTACCTTGATGTCGGAACCGACAAAATCCGAGTTGGCTTAGTGCAATTTAGCGACACTCCTAAAACCGAGTTCTCCCTATACTCATACCAAACCAAATCAGACATAATTCAACGTTTGGGGCAGCTGAGGCCCAAGGGTGGGTCAGTGCTGAACACCGGCTCTGCACTGAACTTTGTGCTTTCGAATCACTTCACTGAAGCTGGTGGGAGCAGAATAAATGAACAAGTGCCGCAGGTCCTAGTCCTGGTGACGGCAGGGAGGTCGGCCGATCCCTTCCTGCAAGTTTCCAATGACTTAGCTCGGGCCGGAGTGCTGACTTTTGCTGTTGGAGTTAGGAATGCGGATAAGGCAGAGCTTGAACAGATTGCATTTAATCCAAAAATGGTATATTTTATGGATGATTTCAGTGATCTGACAACATTACCTCAGGAGTTAAAAAAGCCTATAACAACATATGTTAGTGGAGGTGTGGAGGAGGTTCCACTCGCCCCAACAG aaagcaagaaagacattttatTCCTGATTGATGGTTCAGCCAACCTCTTGGGTAGCTTTCCTGCTGTCCGGGACTTTATACACAAAGTCATTTCTGACCTGAACGTGGGTCCCGACGCCACGCGAGTAGCTGTGGCTCAGTTCAGTGACAACATCCAAATTGAATTTGACTTTGCTGAACTCCCATCTAAGCAAGACATGCTTCTGAAAGTGAAAAGGATGAGGTTAAAAACTGGGAAGCAGCTGAATATCGGAGTTGCGCTCGATGAAGTCATGAGGAGGCTGTTCGTGAAGGAAGCTGGAAGCAGGATTGAAGAAGGCATTCCTCAGTTCTTGGTCctcctggctgctgggaggtcAACCGATGAGGTGGAGCGACCATCGGGAGCTCTGAAGGAAGCTGGAGTTGTGACCTTTGCTATCAAAGCCAAAAATGCTGATTTATCAGAGCTGGAAAGGATAGCTTACGCCCCACAGTTCATTCTGAATGTCGAATCCCTTCCTCGGATTTCGGAGCTCCAGGCAAACATAGTGAACCTACTGAAAACTATCCAGTTTCAGCCAACAG TAGTTGAGAGAGGTGAGAAGAAGGATGTGGTGTTTCTAATCGATGGCTCGGATGGTGTCAGAAGAGGTTTCCCTCTCCTGAAGACCTTTGTGGAAAGAGTTGTTGAAAGCCTTGATATTGGCCGTGACAAGGTCCGTGTTGCCATTGTGCAGTACAGCAACGCCATACAACCTGAGTTCTTGCTGGATGCCTACGAAGACAAAGCCGATTTAGTCAGTGCCATCCAAGCGCTGACAATTATGGGAGGATCTCCTCTGAACACCGGAGCAGCCCTCGACTATCTCATCAAGAACGTGTTCACCGTATCGAGTGGCAGCAGGATAGCTGAGGGCGTCCCGCAGTTCCTGATCCTGCTCACTGCCGACCGATCCCAGGATGATGTGAGGAGGCCCTCAGTGGTCCTCAAGACGAGTGGCACAGTGCCCTTCGGCATCGGGATTGGAAATGCCGACCTCACAGAGCTTCAGACAATCTCCTTCCTCCCGGATTTTGCTATCTCTGTACCCGACTTCAGCCAGCTGGATTCAGTGCAACAGGCCGTGTCCAACAGAGTCATCCGGCTGACCAAGAAAGAAATAGAGTCTCTTGCCCCTGATCTGGTTTTTACATCACCCAGCCCAG TGGGTGTGAAGAGGGATGTTGTGTTCCTGGTCGATGGCTCCCGCTACGCCGCCCAGGAATTCTACCTCATCCGTGATCTCATTGAGAGGATAGTGAACAACCTGGATGTGGGCTTTGACACCACTCGGATTTCGGTGGTCCAGTTCAGCGAGCATCCCCATGTAGAGTTTCTTCTCAATGCCCACTCCACCAAGGATGAGGTGCAAGGTGCAGTGAGGCGGCTGCGGCCACggggtggccagcaggtgaACGTGGGGGAAGCCCTTGAATTTGTGGCAAAAACCATCTTCACCCGTCCCTCTGGGAGCCGCATAGAAGAGGGCGTCCCTCAGTTTTTGGTTATCCTCTCCTCCCGCAAGTCTGACGATGACTTAGAATTCCCATCGGTACAAGTCAAACAAGTAGGAGTGGCACCTATGGTCATAGCAAAGAACATGGATCCTGAGGAGATGGTGCAGATTTCCCTTAGCCCTGACTATGTGTTCCAAGTCTCCAGCTTCCAGGAACTGCCCAGCCTTGAACAGAAGCTGCTGGCTCCTATTGAAACCCTGACTGCAGACCAAATCAGACAACTCCTGGGAGATGTGACAACAATTCCAG ATGTTTCTGGTGAGGAAAAGGACGTAGTCTTCCTTATTGATAGCTCCGACAGCGTTAGGTCTGATGGACTTGCTCACATTCGGGATTTCATCAGCAGAATTGTCCAGCAGCTTGATGTTGGGCCAAACAAAGTGCGGATTGGAGTGGTGCAATTCAGCAATAATGTCTTCCCTGAGTTCTACTTGAGAACCCACAAGTCTAAGAATGCCGTACTGCAAGCCATCCGCCGCTTACGGCTTAGAGGAGGGTACCCCGTGAACGCTGGCAAAGCCCTGGACTACGTGGTGAAGAACTACTTCATCAAGTCTGCAGGGAGCAGGATAGAAGATGGAGTGCCCCAGCATCTAGTTGTCATCCTTGGAGATCAGTCCCAGGATGATGTCAACAGGCCTGCTAATGTGATCTCTTCAACGAGTATTCAACCTCTGGGTGTAGGAGCCAGGAATGTAGACAGGAACCAGCTGCAGGTCATCACCAATGATCCTGGCCGCGTGCTTGTAGTGCAGGACTTCACAGGACTGCCCACTTTAGAAAGAAAGGTGCAGAACATTCTTGAAGAGCTTACAGTACCTACAACAGAAGGCCCTGTATATCCAGGACCAG aaggcaAGAAGCAGGCTGACATTGTGTTTTTGCTGGATGGCTCCATCAACCTGGGAAGAGATAACTTCCAAGAGGTTCTCCAGTTCGTGTATTCTATAGTGGATGCCATCTATgaggatggtgactccatccAGGTAGGACTGGCACAGTACAACTCTGATGTCACTGATGAGTTTTTCCTCAAGGATTACTCCAGCAAACCTGAGATTTTAGACGCCATCAACAAGGTGATCTACAAAGGTGGCCGAGTGGCAAACACTGGTGCAGCCATCAAGCACCTTCAGGCAAAACACTTTGTGAAGGAGGCTGGCAGCCGAATTGACCAGAGGGTGCCTCAGATCGCCTTCATCATCACAGGGGGGAAATCTTCCGATGATGGGCAAGGTGCCTCCATGGAAGTTGCACAGAAGGGTGTCAAGGTGTTTGCAGTTGGTGTAAGGAACATCGACCTGGAGGAGGTCAGCAAGTTGGCCAGCGAGAGTGCCACGAGTTTCAGAGTGTCGACGGCTCAGGAGTTGTCTGAACTGAATGAGCAGGTCTTGGTTACATTGGCAGCTGCTATGAAGGAGAAACTGTGCCCAGGAACGACAGATGTGACAAGGG ACTGCGACTTAGACGTGATACTTGGCTTCGATGTGTCAGATGTCGGAGCCGGCCAAAACATCTTCAATTCCCAGAGAGGGCTGGAGTCCAGGGTCGAGGCTGTGCTGAACAGGATAACACAGATGCAGAAGATCAGCTGTACCGGCAGCCGGGCGCCCAGTGTCAGAGTGGCCATCATGGCCCAGTCCCGGGGGGGACCCGTGGAGGGATTGGACTTTTCTGAGTACCAGCCTGAGCTCTTTGAGAGGTTCCAAGGCATGCGCACCCGTGGGCCCTATTTCCTCACAGCCGAGACACTGAAATCCTACCAGAACAAGTTCAGATCAGCACCCTCTGGCAGCACAAAG GTGGTAATCCATTTTACAGATGGTACAGATGACTACTTGGATCAGATGAAGACTGCCTCGGCTGATTTGCGTAGACAAG GTGTCCATGCTCTCCTCTTCGTTGGCTTGGATCGAGTGAAAAACTTTGAGGAAGTGATGCAGCTGGAGTTCGGGCGGGGTTTCACCTACAACAGGCCGCTGAGAGTTAATCTCCTGGACTTGGATTTCGAGTTGGCAGAGCAGCTC GATAACATCGCAGAAAGGACGTGCTGTGGGGTCCCTTGCAAGTGCTCAGGGCAGAGAGGGGACAGAGGTCTTCCCGGCCCCATAGGACCAAAG GGTGCTACAGGTGAGATTGGCTACGGAGGCTATCCTGGCGATGAAGGAGGACCG GGTGAGCGTGGACCTCCAGGAGTGAATGGGACGCAGGGCTTCCAGGGATGCCCTGGGCACAGAGGAACCAAG GGTTCTCGGGGATTCCCAGGAGAGAAG GGCGAACTGGGAGAAATGGGTCTGGATGGCATTGATGGAGAAGAG GGAGACAAAGGCTTGCCTGGTTCCTCCGGAGAGAAGGGGTTCTCTGGCAGGAGG GGTAGTAAAGGAGCCAAAGGTGAACGAGGAGAGCGAGGTGACCGTGGGCTCCGTGGAGACCCC GGAGAGTCGGGAGCAGATAATACTCAGCGGGGAACCAGAGGCCAAAAGGGTGAAATCGGACAAATG GGAGAGCCTGGACCTGCGGGGCAGAGAGGCCAAGATGGAGGAGTTGGGAGGAAG GGCATGGCGGGACGCAGGGGGCCAATAGGAGTCAAG GGTACCAAGGGCGCGCTTGGCCAGCCAGGGCCAGCTGGAGAACAAGGCATGAGAGGACCACAG GGCCCACCTGGCCAGATTGGCACTCCAGGCATCAGGGGAGAGCAAGGCATCCCTGGGCCCAGG GCTGGTGGTGGGCAACCAGGAGCACCTGGAGAAAGGGGCAGGATTGGCCCACTGGGACAAAAG GGCGAGCCTGGAAATCCTGGACCCAGGGGACCAAATGGACAGCAAGGCCCACGAGGAGAGATG GGTGATGATGGACGAGATGGAATTGGCGGCCCAGGTCCTAAAGGCAGAAAG ggagaACGTGGCTTTGTTGGCTACCCAGGACCCAAG GGTGGACCTGGTGACCGTGGTGGTGCTGGAGGCCCCGGCCCTAAAGGAAACAGAGGCCGTAGA GGAAACGCTGGAAATCCTGGCACACCTGGTCAGAAAGGAGAGATTGGATACCCCGGACCATCT GGACTTAAAGGTGATAAAGGACCATCCATCAGT CAATGTGCTCTCGTGCAGAACATCAAAGATAAATGCC CTTGCTGCTATG GTCCCAAGGAGTGCCCTGTCTTCCCAACCGAGCTGGCCTTCGCTATTGACACCTCCTCAGGTGTCGGGAGGGATGTCTTCAACAGGATGAAACAAACCGTGCTCAGGGTGGTCAGCAACTTAACCATTGCTGAGAGCAACTGCCCTCGTGGTGCCCGCGTGGCCCTGGTCACCTACAACAATGAGGTCACCACAGAGATCCGCTTTGCTGATGCCAGGAAGAAATCAAGCCTCCTCCAGCAGATCCAAAACTTCCAGGCAACCCTGACCACAAAGCCACGCAGCCTGGAGACTGCCATGTCCTTTGTGGCCAGGAACACCTTCAAGCGTGCCCGAAGTGGGTTCCTCATGAGGAAGGTGGCTGTCTTTTTCAGCAACGGGGAGACGAGAGCCTCCCCGCAGCTCAACGATGCCGTGCTGAAGCTCTATGACGCTGGGGTCACTCCTGTGTTCCTCACCAGCAGGCAGGATGCAGTTCTCGAAAGAGCTCTGGAG ATCAACAACACAGCAGTTGGACATGCAATCATTCTTCCAACCAGCGGCAGCCAGCTGAATGACACTATCCGGAGGCTCTTGACTTGTCATGTTTGTCTGG ATGTGTGTGAACCTGATCCCATCTGCGGTTACGGCAGTCAAAGACCTGTATTCAGAGACAGAAGGGCAGCCCCGACAGATGTGGACACTGACATAGCCTTCATCATGGATAGCTCGGCCTCCACCACACCTCTGCAGTTCAACGAGATGAAGAAGTACATTTCCCACCTCGTAAGCAACATGGAAATCAGCTCTGAGCCAAAAATATCTCAGCACCACGCGAGAGTGGCAGTCCTCCAGCAAGCTCCTTATGATCATGAAACCAACTCAAGCTTCCCACCAGTGAAAACAGAGTTTTCATTAACCGATTACGGATCCAAAGAGAAGATCATCAATTACTTGCACAACCAAATGACGCAGCTCTATGGCACAATGGCGATGGGAAGCGCAGTTGAACACACAGTGGCTCATGTTTTTGAAAGTGCACCAAACCCTCGGGATCTCAAAGTCATCGTTCTCATGATAACTGGGAAAATGGAGAAACAAGAGCTGGAGTACTTGCGGGAGGCTGTAATTGATGCAAAATGCAAAGGATACTTGTTCGTTATCTTGGGCATTGGCAAGAACGTGGATGTCAAGAATATCTACAGCCTAGCTAGTGAGCCAAATGACGTGTTCTTCAAATTGGTCTCTAAGCCTGGAGAGCTTCATGAAGAACCCCTGCTACGCTTTGGGAGACTGCTGCCATCTTTTATCAGAA GTGACTTTGCTTTCTACCTATCTCCAGAAATAAGGAAACAGTGCAAGTGGCTCCAGGCTGATCAAACACCCAAGAGCCCTGGGCACACTGGACAAAAAGCAGT ATATATAGCCCCCAATGGAACCGTAACCCAAACCATAAGCACCACCACCACGCTAAGCACCACCTTCAAGCCTGCTGCAAGCACCAGTGCCCATGCCAAGACCACCACTGCCAGCACCATGGCCCAAACCAGAGCCACGGAGAGGCCCACAGAGAGCACTACTGTCCAGGTGAATGCtactgtacagagccaaggaagCACTGCTGCCAACACCAAAGCCACCAGCCGCACCACAACGAgcaccacagctgcagcagcaagcgGCAGGAGAAGACAAGGTG CAAAGATGAATGACATCCAGATCACAGATGTCACCGAGAACAGCGCCAGGCTGCGCTGGGCCAGCCCTGAGCCACACAACGCCTACGTGTTTGATCTTGCCATCACCTTAGCACACGACCACTCTCTTGTGCTGAAGCAAAACGTAACCGGCACCGAACGTGTTATTGGGGGCCTCAGAAGTGGACAGAAATACCTCGTCTTCATTACCGGCTACCTGAAATCCCAGCCCAAAGTGACCTACACAGGGACATTCAGCACAA